One genomic window of Thermus caldifontis includes the following:
- the pdxS gene encoding pyridoxal 5'-phosphate synthase lyase subunit PdxS: protein MEKGTFQIKTGFAEMFKGGVIMDVTTPEQAVIAEEAGAVAVMALERVPADIRAQGGVARMSDPKVIKEIMAAVSIPVMAKVRIGHFVEAMILEAIGVDFIDESEVLTPADEEHHIDKWKFKVPFVNGARDLGEALRRIAEGAAMIRTKGEAGTGNVVEAVRHARTMWKQIRYVQSLREDELVAYAKEIGAPLELVRWVHEHGRLPVVNFAAGGIATPADAALMMHLGMDGVFVGSGIFKSGDPKKRARAIVRAVTHFNDPEVLAEVSEDLGEPMVGINLDQLKEEERLAKRGW from the coding sequence ATGGAGAAGGGAACCTTCCAGATCAAGACCGGCTTCGCCGAGATGTTCAAGGGTGGGGTGATCATGGACGTGACCACCCCCGAGCAGGCGGTGATCGCCGAGGAGGCGGGAGCGGTGGCGGTGATGGCCTTGGAGAGGGTGCCCGCCGACATCCGGGCCCAGGGGGGCGTGGCCCGCATGTCCGACCCCAAGGTCATCAAGGAGATCATGGCCGCGGTTTCCATTCCCGTGATGGCCAAGGTGCGCATCGGCCACTTCGTGGAGGCCATGATCCTCGAGGCCATCGGGGTGGACTTCATCGACGAGTCCGAGGTCCTTACCCCCGCGGACGAGGAGCACCACATTGACAAATGGAAGTTCAAGGTTCCCTTTGTGAACGGGGCCCGGGACCTGGGGGAGGCCCTGAGGCGGATCGCCGAAGGGGCGGCCATGATCCGCACCAAGGGAGAGGCGGGTACGGGCAACGTGGTGGAGGCGGTGCGCCACGCCCGCACCATGTGGAAACAGATCCGCTATGTCCAATCCCTGAGGGAGGACGAGCTGGTGGCCTACGCCAAGGAGATCGGGGCTCCCTTGGAGCTGGTTCGCTGGGTCCATGAGCATGGCCGCCTCCCGGTGGTGAACTTTGCCGCTGGCGGCATCGCCACCCCCGCCGACGCCGCCTTGATGATGCACCTGGGGATGGATGGGGTTTTCGTGGGTAGCGGTATCTTCAAGTCCGGTGATCCCAAGAAGCGGGCCAGGGCCATCGTGCGGGCGGTGACCCACTTTAACGACCCCGAGGTGCTGGCCGAGGTTTCCGAGGACCTGGGTGAGCCCATGGTGGGCATCAACCTAGACCAGCTTAAGGAGGAGGAGCGCTTGGCCAAGCGGGGCTGGTGA
- a CDS encoding ArsR/SmtB family transcription factor → MAKAVCGVYEIHPERVAKARVGLPQEAVLKEAALLLKALADPTRMCLLLALRAAGELCVCDLALLAGVSVSAVSHQLRLLRQTRLVAFRREGKQVYYRLADEHVERLLDGALEHAAENT, encoded by the coding sequence ATGGCCAAGGCGGTCTGCGGGGTCTACGAGATCCACCCCGAGCGGGTGGCCAAGGCCCGTGTCGGCTTGCCCCAGGAGGCGGTGCTTAAGGAAGCCGCTCTCCTCCTCAAGGCCTTGGCCGATCCCACCCGGATGTGCCTTCTCTTGGCCTTGAGGGCGGCGGGGGAGCTTTGCGTGTGCGACCTGGCCCTTTTGGCCGGGGTTTCGGTTTCTGCGGTAAGCCACCAGCTTAGGCTTTTGCGCCAGACTAGGCTGGTGGCCTTCCGCCGGGAGGGAAAGCAGGTCTATTACCGCCTGGCGGACGAGCATGTGGAGCGGCTTCTGGATGGGGCTTTGGAGCATGCGGCAGAAAACACTTGA